One window of Medicago truncatula cultivar Jemalong A17 chromosome 2, MtrunA17r5.0-ANR, whole genome shotgun sequence genomic DNA carries:
- the LOC11418847 gene encoding calcium-binding protein KRP1, whose translation MASSSRKNGGSVVFEDYFPSMMEKLGSEGFMKELANGFNVLMDREKKVITFESLKKNSALLGLEGMNDDEITCMLREGDIDGDGALNEMEFCTLMFRLSPALMSDSKQLLEEAIFTGH comes from the coding sequence ATGGCATCGAGTTCGAGGAAGAATGGTGGATCGGTTGTTTTTGAGGACTACTTCCCTTCAATGATGGAGAAATTAGGAAGTGAAGGGTTTATGAAGGAGTTGGCAAATGGTTTTAATGTGTTGATGGACAGGGAGAAGAAAGTGATAACATTTGAGAGCTTAAAGAAAAACTCTGCATTGCTTGGATTGGAAGGTATGAACGACGATGAAATTACTTGCATGCTAAGAGAAGGTGATATTGATGGGGATGGAGCTCTTAATGAGATGGAGTTTTGCACCCTCATGTTTAGGTTGAGTCCTGCTTTGATGAGTGACTCTAAGCAACTTTTGGAAGAAGCTATTTTCACTGGCCATTGA
- the LOC11434837 gene encoding OVARIAN TUMOR DOMAIN-containing deubiquitinating enzyme 1, which produces MRNKELVLDDGEVEYEAGPESAWGNFEDDDVMQQQSSIQDDEAKKFPFVGDKEPLSSLAAEYQSGSPILLEKIKVLDGQYAAIRRTRGDGNCFFRGFMFSYLEHILEAQDSAEIDRIKANVERSRKALQTLGYAELTFEDFFTLFLEQLEDVIQGKETSISHEELVLRSRDQSVSDYVVMFFRFVTSAEIQKRSEFFEPFIMGLTNTTVEQFCKSAVEPMGEESDHVHITALSDALGIPIRVVYLDRSSCDTGGVSVNHHDFTPVAGDLPSASGSSEKKNPFITLLYRPGHYDILYPK; this is translated from the exons ATGCGGAATAAAGAATTGGTTTTGGATGATGGGGAAGTAGAGTATGAGGCTGGTCCAGAATCTGCGTGGGGTAATTTTGAGGATGATGATGTAATGCAGCAGCAATCTTCTATTCAGGATGATGAAGCCAAGAAATTTCCATTTGTGGGTGATAAG GAACCACTATCTAGCTTGGCTGCTGAATATCAGTCAGGCAGTCCTATATTACTGGAGAAAATCAAG GTGCTTGATGGGCAATATGCTGCCATTCGGCGTACTCGTGGAGATGGAAACTGCTTCTTTCGAGGCTTTATGTTTTCATACCTT GAGCATATTTTGGAAGCTCAAGACAGTGCAGAAATTGATCGCATCAAAGCCAATGTTGAGAGAAGCAGAAAAGCACTTCAGACCTTGGGTTATGCAGAATTgacttttgaagatttttttacg TTATTCCTTGAGCAGCTGGAAGACGttattcaagggaaagagacgTCCATAAG TCATGAAGAGCTTGTTCTTAGAAGTCGAGATCAGTCAGTTTCAGATTATG TTGTTATGTTCTTCAGATTTGTTACGTCTGCTGAAATACAAAAGCGCTCAGAATTTTTCGAACCTTTCATCATGGGCTTAACCAATACAACAGTTGAGCAG TTCTGCAAATCAGCTGTTGAGCCAATGGGTGAAGAGAGCGACCATGTTCACATTACCGCCCTTTCAGATGCATTGGGCATTCCAATCCGTGTTGTGTATCTTGACCGTAGCTCATGTGATACTGGTGGTGTCAGTGTAAATCATCATGATTTCACTCCGGTTGCTGGTGATCTCCCAAGTGCTAGTGGTAGCTCTGAAAAGAAGAATCCCTTCATCACATTACTATATCGTCCTGGTCACTATGATATCCTCTATCCAAAGTGA
- the LOC120578134 gene encoding uncharacterized protein: MRMLAYGVAADTVDEYIKIGSSTTLECSLRLCKGDIRLYEQVYLRALIQDDLQIILHVSEMRGFLGMIRSIDCMHWKWKNCPKAWEGQFTKGDKGTTTVILEAVASHDLWIWHVFLRCPGTLNDINVLDRPPVFDDVEQGKAPRVNYFVNQRPYNMTYYLADGIYHSYPTFVKSIRLPQSELDKLFTKHQEGCRKDIEHAFGVLQARFKIICEPARLWDIADLGIIMRSCIILQNMIVEDERDTYAQRWTDFEQPRGIGSSTMQPYSTEVLPAFANHVRARFELRDPDVHHELQVDEMKKKCELCKSPAKLFCESDQASLCWECDAKVHTANFIVTKHHRFLLCHICQSLTPWHGTGPKFVPTISLCNHCVAVTNNNDEDNDQDDDDDDTEDDDEENQVVPWKSTTPPPVSSCSSNSAN; encoded by the exons ATGCGAATGTTAGCATATGGTGTGGCAGCAGATACGGTTgatgaatacatcaaaataggaagtAGTACAACATTGGAGTGCTCACTTAGATTATGCAAAGGAGACATACGATTGTATGAGCAAGTGTACTTGAGAGCACTAATCCAAGATGACCTGCAAATAATACTACATGTTAGTGAAATGCGGGGATTCCTAGGGATGATCAGGAGTATTGACTGCATGCACTGGAAGtggaaaaattgtcctaaagcaTGGGAAGGTCAATTTACCAAGGGGGATAAGGGAACCACCACAGTTATTCTTGAAGCAGTTGCATCTCATGATTTATGGATCTGGCATGTCTTTCTTAGATGCCCGGGAACGTTGAACGATATAAACGTTCTAGACCGGCCACCAGTGTTTGATGATGTGGAACAGGGAAAGGCTCCAAGAGTGAATTACTTTGTGAATCAACGTCCCTATAATATGACATACTATCTAGCTGATGGTATCTACCATTCTTATCCAACTTTCGTCAAATCAATTAGACTTCCTCAAAGTGAACTCGATAAGTTATTTACAAAACATCAGGAGGGATGTCGGAAGGACATCGAACATGCTTTTGGAgtgcttcaagctcgatttaaaatcatcTGTGAACCGGCTCGCTTGTGGGACATAGCCGATTTGGGTATCATCATgaggtcatgcatcatattacaaaatatgattgttgaggatgaacgaGATACATATGCTCAACGTTGGACCGATTTTGAGCAACCTAGGGGAATTGGATCTAGTACAATGCAACCATACTCGACCGAGGTGTTACCAgcttttgcaaatcatgtgcgtGCTAGATTTGAGTTGCGTGATCCAGATGttcatcacgaattgcaa GTtgatgagatgaagaagaaatgtgaGTTGTGCAAAAGTCCAGCAAAGTTGTTCTGTGAATCAGATCAAGCAAGCCTTTGTTGGGAATGTGATGCTAAGGTTCACACTGCAAACTTCATAGTCACAAAGCATCACAGGTTTCTTCTCTGCCATATTTGTCAATCTTTAACACCTTGGCATGGCACTGGACCCAAGTTTGTACCCACTATCTCCCTTTGTAACCACTGTGTTGCTGTTACCAACAACAATGATGAAGATAATGAtcaagatgatgatgatgatgatactgaggatgatgatgaagaaaatcAAGTGGTTCCATGGAAATCTACAACTCCACCACCAgtttcttcttgttcttcaaATAGTGCAAACTAA